From the genome of Synchiropus splendidus isolate RoL2022-P1 chromosome 17, RoL_Sspl_1.0, whole genome shotgun sequence, one region includes:
- the gab3 gene encoding GRB2-associated-binding protein 3 — MSAGDVVCTGWLIKSPPEKKLKRFAWRKRWFVLRRGRMSGNPDVLEYYQNNNSKKPIRTIDLKECEVEMLNGQLRIRHDFSEKHLFVVKTSARIFYLVAKTEEEMHSWISSISQICRFGSLDDAESSEDSYPHTPMSLQPSPDSSDRTSFSSHLDSSLPPDYLYLSQCKTGSVGSCSFSTSELSLEQKSEESVRDITPSPLCSESSFTPQFSPGASFFPHPRLANPPLSAPCTSMTLPAATSSPQHHCASNIFQFDKPYLLEATCETHTPPPLPPKPTHVSEKRSDGGCLTRPVSLCQFLNHSAPFSCRTSLSCLDHFKKAADRSIQHRRQSLNLPCLSSTADDSYIPMASPLVTTVESDGYIPMRPIASFAKTSIDDSSAALAPPLIQAGDFAPPPIHRHLKPRLRRARPPPLDLRGLSTITECPTHLPLCRTLTDSHFLHLERRLENGDKPREGETFLDSRLHFPFSCDGTQVRTRKTNLDYLSLDFNSASPSPVQKKPFLSDEHKVDYVVVDEKKTQALKDTKMEWTDVRQSQT, encoded by the exons GCTTGGAGAAAGCGTTGGTTTGTTCTCCGCCGAGGTCGTATGAGCGGAAACCCAGACGTTCTGGAGTACTACCAAAACAACAACTCCAAGAAGCCCATCCGCACCATCGACCTGAAGGAGTGTGAGGTGGAGATGCTGAACGGCCAGCTCAGAATCCGGCATGACTTCAGCGAGAAGCACCTCTTCGTGGTGAAGACCTCGGCTCGGATCTTTTATCTGGTCGCCAAGACGGAGGAGGAGATGCACAGCTGGATCAGCAGCATTAGTCAAATTTGTCGGTTTGGGAGCCTGGATGATGCAG AGAGTTCTGAGGACAGCTACCCCCACACGCCAATGTCGCTCCAGCCCTCCCCAGACAGCTCCGACCGGACGTCTTTCTCTAGTCACCTTGATTCCAGCCTCCCTCCAGATTATCTTTATCTGTCTCAGTGCAAGACCGGGAGTGTCGGCTCATGTAG TTTTTCCACCTCTGAGCTCTCGCTGGAGCAGAAGTCTGAGGAAAGTGTGAGAGACATCACTCCGTCACCTCTCTGCAGTGAGTCCAGCTTCACCCCTCAGTTCAGCCCGGGGGCCTCTTTCTTCCCGCACCCGCGGTTGGCAAACCCACCCCTCAGCGCCCCCTGCACTTCAATGACTCTCCCTGCTGCCACGTCTTCCCCTCAACACCACTGCGCCTCGAACATCTTCCAGTTTGACAAACCCTATCTGTTGGAGGCCACGTGTGAGACGCACACGCCGCCTCCACTGCCCCCCAAACCTACCCACGTGTCCGAGAAGAGAAGTGATGGAGGCTGCTTGACCAGGCCTGTGAGTCTCTGTCAGTTCCTCAACCACTCTGCTCCGTTTTCTTGCAGGACGTCTCTGTCATGTTTGGACCATTTCAAAAAAG CTGCTGATAGGTCGATACAGCACCGAAGGCAGAGTCTGAATTTG CCATGTTTAAGCAGCACAGCGGATGATTCCTACATCCCTATGGCTTCTCCTTTGGTCACCACTGTTGAAAGTGATGGTTACATCCCCATGAGGCCCATTGCTTCCTTTGCGAAAACCAGCATCGATGATTCCTCTGCAGCGCTCGCTCCTCCCTTGATTCAAGCAGGAGATTTTGCTCCTCCTCCAATCCACCGCCACCTGAAGCCCCGTTTGAGAAGAG cTCGCCCACCTCCTCTTGACTTGAGAGGCCTCTCCACCATCACAGAATGCCCCACTCATCTTCCTCTCTGCCGAACGTTAACAGACTCACA CTTCCTGCATCTTGAGAGAAGGCTTGAGAATGGAGACAAGCCAAGAGAAGGGGAAACTTTCTTG GACTCCAGACTGCACTTCCCTTTCAGCTGTGACGGGACTCAAGttagaacaagaaaaacaaacctcGACTATTTATCCCTGGACTTCAACTCTGCGTCGCCGTCCCCTGTGCAGAAG AAACCCTTTCTGTCCGATGAGCACAAAGTGGATTATGTTGTGGTGGATGAGAAGAAAACACAAGCACTCAAAGACACCAAAATGGAGTGGACGGATGTGAGACAGTCACAGACATGA
- the chmp1b gene encoding charged multivesicular body protein 1b, which produces MPAMDKHLFNLKFAAKQLQSNAKKCDKEEKAEKAKVKKAIQKGNVEVARIHAENAIRQKNQSVNFLRMSARVDAVAARVQTAVTMNQVTKSMSGVVRGMDSVLKSMNLEKISALMDKFEHQFETMDVQTAQMEDTMSSTTTLTTPQNQVESLLHEMADEAGLEINLELPQGHSGSVGTSVASNEQEELSQRLAKLRDQL; this is translated from the exons ATGCCAGCCATGGATA AACACCTCTTCAATCTGAAGTTTGCTGCCAAGCAACTTCAATCAAATGCCAAGAAATGTGACAAGGAAGAAAAGGCAGAGAAGGCTAAAGTCAAGAAG GCCATCCAGAAGGGGAACGTGGAAGTAGCCAGGATCCATGCTGAGAACGCCATCCGACAGAAGAACCAGTCGGTGAACTTCCTCAGGATGAGCGCCAGGGTAGATGCTGTAGCAGCGAGAGTCCAAACGGCTGTCACCATGAACCAG GTCACAAAATCTATGTCTGGAGTAGTGAGAGGCATGGACAGCGTCCTGAAGTCTATGAACCTTGAAAAG ATCTCAGCTCTCATGGACAAGTTTGAACATCAATTTGAAACCATGGACGTTCAGACGGCCCAGATGGAGGATACCATGAGCAGCACAACCACACTGACGACACCGCAG AATCAAGTGGAGTCATTGCTGCATGAAATGGCGGATGAAGCTGG GTTGGAAATCAACTTGGAGCTTCCCCAGGGACATAGCGGAAGTGTCGGCACGAGTGTGGCATCGAACGAGCAG GAGGAGCTTTCCCAGAGGCTCGCCAAACTCCGAGATCAATTGTAG
- the LOC128748639 gene encoding terminal nucleotidyltransferase 5C-like, which yields MPEIQREKRFHNLTLEQLHALHKVLTEVIPIHGRGNFPTLQVRAKDIIRLVKDRLMERDIHVKDIRLNGATASHVLVRDSGLSSGDLDIIFGVELPRQEDFQVIKEVVLSSLRDLLPCGVNRRKITCLTMKEAYVQKMVKVFNEHDKWSLISLSNNRAKTVALRFVSTLRRQFEFSVDSFQIILNRMLESYWESERRQIRGLSLNSQNDSQRNNDDKKHQHSKDTQVSEETKEEASKERVDETEKVLEDEEVEREHGNKEEASDPEDISSKLTSKSDVVEEQSEKIVFEVCREEKGQFNERYLLVSNANPLFTDSMMKKVSLKLEGTEDSDSSQVPIGEQTEASQQEGGGEEQAKFSSTCKTETDTCLQDLDSLEFSSPPPAKKTCTTSHKVIPGRCPSPKLQRKMSRKCIIKPQALEKWSLLSDLSDLTTQMFPPIDVPKQLQPKPSSVDPPQNSSDLSQEDSLDVPKISSIPNGTALNVTTQPQGKMRSAKGLEESVRHSQCDVPDLTESVMNGCGSSSWAEVAEVSAITVEAECMYGDFDQAMDHLRHRLIATHHPEEIRGGGLLKYSDLLVRNFRPASETEIKSLERYMCSRFFIDFPDVGEQQRKIEAYLQCHFTGSEEASKYDYLMTLRRVIDESTVCLMGHERRQTLNMITVLALRVLGEQNAIPNTANVTCFYQPAPYVSEPIYSSFFVSQPQPPLVYHPYPLHVHMQTGLV from the coding sequence ATGCCAGAGATTCAACGAGAGAAACGGTTCCACAACTTAACCCTTGAGCAGCTTCACGCTCTGCACAAAGTCCTGACCGAGGTGATCCCAATCCATGGACGTGGCAACTTTCCGACACTCCAGGTGAGAGCTAAAGATATAATTCGTCTGGTGAAGGATCGCCTCATGGAGCGAGACATCCATGTGAAAGACATCCGTCTCAACGGTGCCACCGCCAGCCACGTCCTCGTGAGGGACAGTGGTCTCAGCTCGGGAGACTTAGACATCATTTTCGGAGTAGAGCTTCCCCGGCAGGAGGATTTCCAGGTCATCAAAGAGGTCGTGCTCAGCAGCCTGAGGGACCTGCTGCCTTGTGGTGTCAACCGCCGGAAGATTACTTGCCTGACCATGAAGGAGGCGTACGTACAGAAGATGGTCAAAGTTTTCAATGAGCACGACAAGTGGAGTCTCATCTCTCTGTCAAACAACCGTGCTAAAACCGTGGCGCTAAGGTTCGTCAGCACCCTCCGCAGGCAGTTTGAGTTCAGTGTGGATTCTTTCCAAATTATCCTGAATCGTATGCTGGAGTCCTACTGGGAGTCTGAGAGGAGACAAATCAGAGGTTTGTCCTTAAATTCTCAAAATGATTCACAAAGGAATAATGATGACAAAAAGCACCAGCACTCAAAGGACACTCAGGTTTCTGAAGAAACCAAGGAGGAGGCTTCCAAGGAGAGAGTTGACGAGACAGAGAAAGTgcttgaagatgaagaagtggaGCGTGAACATGGAAATAAAGAGGAGGCTTCAGACCCTGAAGATATTAGCTCAAAGCTTACATCCAAGTCAGACGTGGTGGAAGAGCAGTCAGAGAAAATTGTTTTTGAGGTTTGCCGGGAGGAGAAAGGACAGTTTAATGAGCGCTATCTTTTAGTTTCAAATGCAAACCCTTTATTTACAGAttcaatgatgaagaaagtcagTCTGAAGCTTGAGGGAACAGAAGACTCGGACTCTTCACAAGTGCCCATCGGAGAGCAAACGGAGgcttcacagcaagaaggtGGCGGTGAAGAACAAGCCAAGTTCTCTTCAACTTGCAAGACTGAAACTGACACCTGTCTGCAAGATCTTGATAGTCTTGagttttcttctcctccaccagcgAAGAAGACCTGCACCACATCACATAAGGTCATCCCAGGCCGCTGTCCCTCTCCCAAACTGCAACGGAAAATGTCACGGAAGtgcatcattaaaccacaggCACTGGAGAAATGGTCTTTACTGAGCGACCTGTCCGACCTCACCACGCAGATGTTTCCTCCAATAGATGTACCCAAACAACTTCAACCAAAGCCTTCCTCAGTGGACCCCCCTCAGAATAGCTCGGACCTCAGCCAGGAGGACTCATTGGATGTTCCTAAAATTTCAAGCATTCCAAATGGGACAGCATTAAATGTCACCACCCAGCCACAGGGTAAGATGAGGTCCGCGAAGGGGCTGGAAGAGTCAGTCCGACATTCTCAATGCGACGTCCCGGACTTGACTGAGAGTGTGATGAATGGCTGCGGGTCAAGCTCCTGGGCTGAGGTGGCAGAGGTGTCTGCAATCACTGTTGAAGCTGAGTGCATGTATGGGGACTTCGACCAGGCGATGGACCACCTTCGCCACCGCCTCATTGCCACCCACCACCCAGAGGAGATCCGAGGAGGGGGCCTTCTGAAATACAGTGACCTGCTGGTAAGGAACTTCAGGCCAGCCAGTGAGACAGAAATCAAGTCTCTGGAGCGGTACATGTGCTCCCGCTTCTTCATAGACTTCCCAGACGTGGGCGAGCAGCAGCGGAAGATCGAGGCCTATCTGCAGTGTCACTTCACAGGCAGTGAGGAGGCCAGCAAGTACGACTACCTGATGACTCTACGGCGCGTGATTGACGAAAGCACCGTGTGCTTGATGGGACATGAGCGGAGGCAAACGCTGAACATGATCACGGTCCTGGCTCTGAGGGTACTGGGCGAGCAGAACGCCATCCCCAACACTGCCAACGTCACCTGCTTCTACCAGCCGGCACCATATGTGTCAGAGCCCATCTACAGCAGCTTCTTCGTGAGCCAGCCACAACCCCCGCTGGTCTACCACCCGTACCCTCTCCATGTCCACATGCAGACTGGCCTGGTGTAG
- the alkbh4 gene encoding alpha-ketoglutarate-dependent dioxygenase alkB homolog 4: protein MAAAVLPGGVRSCACKGVRRCLVCETSTGDSEHSTVKKTVHLFIYDPKSGLATRSSAEPSSFPFPGVVLRENFISEEEEEKLVHAMDHDTWIPSQSGRWKQDFGPKVNFKKRKIRVGIFSGLPPLSQKLVARMQLDLSLRDFQPVEQCNLDYRPQRGSAIDPHLDDSWLWGERLVTVNMLSDTVLTMTLEQGLPELNLAEEVHVCVKLPRRSLLVLHGEARHRWKHAIQRKDIQQRRVCSTYRELSAEFLPGGEQADLGKQLLNVALSFEGSPVNVDSTQPLTKSED from the exons ATGGCGGCCGCCGTGCTTCCGGGTGGCGTGCGTTCTTGTGCCTGTAAAGGTGTTCGCCGATGTCTGGTGTGTGAAACATCTACAGGAGATTCGGAACACAGTACAGTAAAG AAAACAGTGCATCTCTTCATCTATGATCCAAAGTCTGGGCTTGCCACTCGCAGCAGTGCTGAACCATCGTCTTTCCCCTTCCCTGGCGTCGTCCTGCGGGAGAACTTTATatctgaagaagaggaggaaaagctgGTGCACGCCATGGACCATGACACGTGGATTCCTTCACAGTCTGGTCGATGGAAGCAG GACTTTGGTCCAAAGGTGAACTTCAAGAAAAGGAAAATCCGTGTGGGAATCTTCAGTGGCCTGCCACCTTTGAGCCAAAAGCTAGTCGCCCGAATGCAGCTGGATCTGAGTTTAAGGGACTTTCAGCCAGTGGAGCAGTGTAACCTTGACTACCGTCCGCAGCGTGGCTCAGCTATCGACCCTCATCTGGACGACTCCTGGCTCTGGGGGGAGCGACTGGTCACCGTCAACATGCTGTCAGACACCGTGCTGACAATGACGCTCGAGCAGGGACTTCCCGAGCTGAACCTGGCGGAGGAAGTCCATGTGTGCGTTAAACTTCCCCGAAGGTCCCTGCTGGTTCTTCATGGTGAAGCACGGCACAGATGGAAACATGCAATCCAGAGGAAGGACATTCAGCAGCGCCGAGTGTGCAGCACCTACAGAGAACTGTCTGCAGAGTTCCTGCCTGGAGGAGAGCAGGCAGATCTGGGCAAGCAGCTGCTTAATGTCGCTCTGAGCTTTGAGGGCTCACCAGTGAATGTTGACAGTACACAGCCTTTAACAAAGTCTGAGGACTGA
- the rraga gene encoding ras-related GTP-binding protein A has translation MSSTAMKKKVLLMGKSGSGKTSMRSIIFANYIARDTRRLGATIDVEHSHVRFLGNLVLNLWDCGGQDTFMENYFTSQRDNIFRNVEVLIYVFDVESRELEKDMHYYQSCLEAILQNSPDAKVFCLVHKMDLVQEDQRDLIFKEREEDLKRLSRPLACTCFRTSIWDETLYKAWSSIVYQLIPNVQQLETNLRNFAQIIEADEVLLFERATFLVISHYQCKEQRDAHRFEKISNIIKQFKLSCSKLAASFQSMEVRNTNFAAFIDVFTSNTYVMVIMSDPSIPSAATLINIRNARKHFEKLERVDGPKHSLHMRMR, from the exons ATGTCAAGCACAGCCATGAAGAAAAAG GTGTTACTGATGGGCAAAAGTGGGTCTGGAAAGACCAGTATGAGATCCATTATATTCGCTAACTACATCGCTCGGGACACAAGACGCCTTGGAGCTACAA TTGATGTGGAGCACTCACACGTACGATTCCTTGGCAATCTGGTTCTCAACTTGTGGGACTGTGGAGG CCAGGACACGTTCATGGAGAACTATTTCACCAGCCAGAGGGACAACATCTTCAGAAACGTGGAGGTGCTCATTTATGTCTTCGATGTGGAGAGCCGCGAGTTGGAGAAAGACATGCACTACTACCAGTCGTGCCTGGAAGCCATTCTGCAGAACTCCCCTGATGCCAAAGTCTTTTGCCTCGTGCACAAGATGGATCTGGTGCAGGAGGACCAGAGAGATTTG ATCTTTAAGGAGCGCGAGGAAGACCTGAAGAGACTGTCCAGACCGTTGgcctgcacctgcttcaggACATCCATCTGGGATGAGACCTTATACAAG GCCTGGTCCAGCATCGTTTACCAGCTGATCCCGAATGTCCAGCAGCTGGAGACGAACCTGAGAAACTTTGCTCAGATCATAGAGGCGGACGAGGTCCTCCTGTTTGAAAGAGCCACCTTCCTG GTGATCTCACACTATCAGTGCAAAGAGCAACGAGACGCTCACAGGTTTGAGAAGATCAGCAACATTATCAAACAGTTCAAGCTCAGCTGTAG CAAACTGGCCGCCTCATTCCAGAGCATGGAAGTGAGGAACACCAACTTTGCAGCCTTTATTGACGTCTTCACCTCCAACACATATGTCATGGTCATCATGTCTGACCCCTCAATTC CATCTGCAGCCACTCTCATTAACATCCGTAATGCTAGGAAACACTTTGAGAAGTTGGAGCGGGTGGACGGACCCAAACACAGCCTGCACATGAGGATGCGCTAG
- the cnga2b gene encoding cyclic nucleotide gated channel subunit alpha 2b gives MTGQVAERDRSPHNLSVKTTLEEEIERAESILSRVPSVCDDTSSELQRVAALDSRGGNSRNSFQRIGAISRLVSLVVRLRDWAHRSLVEEEERPDSFLERFRGPELRTAPSRSSNAQPDTNGNNAKGIFRKKWELFVVSPSDDSYYRWLFMIATAVLYNWFLVVARACFDRLQVGNYVCWLVLDYLCDMVYVMDTCVRLRTGFLDQGLLVKDHAKLRDCYVRTLQFKLDLISILPTDLGYISLGIHTPQLRFNRLLRFPRMFEFFDRTETRTNYPNIFRICNLVLYILIIIHWNACIYYAISKSLGLGSDTWVFPNITKPEFASLTRSYVYCLYWSTLTLTTIGEMPAPVRDEEYLFVVFDFLVGVLIFATIVGNVGSMIANMNATRAEFQARIDAIKHYMHFRKVSKNLETRVIKWFDYLWTNKKAVDEQEVLKNLPNKLRAEIAINVHLETLKKVRIFQDCEAGLLVELVLKLRPQVFSPGDYICKKGDIGKEMYIIKEGKLAVVADDGCTQYALLTAGSCFGEISILNIKGSKMGNRRTANIRSLGYSDLFCLSKDDLMEAVTEYPDAKTVLEERGREILMMEGLLDENEESGGLQKEDTEEKVERLESSLDTLQSRFSRLLNEYTHTQLRLKQRITLLERQMNQTDCGADARDDGDADAAAGAGLRLAASASGSPYRTVQLDLPKSPTLSHSPAR, from the exons ATGACAGGGCAGGTGGCTGAAAGAGATCGTTCCCCCCATAACCTGTCAGTGAAGACCACGTTGGAGGAGGAGATAGAGAGAGCTGAAAGCATTCTCAGCAG GGTTCCATCAGTGTGTGATGACACGTCTTCCGAGCTACAGCGGGTCGCGGCTTTGGATTCTCGAGGTGGAAATTCCAGAAACTCTTTCCAGAGAATCGGAGCCATCTCAAG GCTTGTGAGCCTGGTGGTGAGGTTGAGAGACTGGGCTCACAGGAGTCTggtcgaggaggaggagagacccGATTCCTTCCTGGAGCGCTTTCGTGGCCCTGAGTTGAGAACAGCCCCCAGCCGCAGCAGCAACGCGCAGCCGGACACTAATGGCAACAATGCCAAAGGGATCTTCAG AAAAAAGTGGGAGCTTTTCGTTGTGTCGCCATCTGATGACTCGTACTACCGTTGGCTGTTCATGATTGCCACTGCAGTGCTGTACAACTGGTTCCTTGTGGTTGCAAG GGCTTGTTTTGACAGGTTGCAGGTGGGAAACTATGTCTGCTGGCTGGTGCTCGACTACCTCTGTGACATGGTCTATGTCATGGACACCTGTGTCCGTCTAAGAACAG GTTTCCTGGACCAGGGTCTGCTGGTGAAGGACCACGCCAAGCTCAGAGACTGCTACGTCCGCACACTACAGTTCAAGTTGGATTTGATCTCCATCCTGCCCACAGACCTCGGTTACATTTCCCTGGGCATCCACACACCCCAGCTCAGGTTCAACCGTCTTCTTCGCTTCCCACGAATGTTTGAGTTCTTCGACCGCACAGAGACACGGACCAACTACCCCAACATCTTCAGGATCTGTAACTTGGTGCTCTACATCCTGATCATCATCCACTGGAACGCTTGCATCTACTACGCAATATCCAAGTCCCTCGGCCTCGGCTCGGACACTTGGGTGTTCCCGAACATCACCAAACCCGAGTTCGCCTCCCTCACCCGGAGCTACGTTTACTGCCTGTACTGGTCCACTCTGACCCTGACCACGATCGGCGAGATGCCAGCCCCCGTCCGTGATGAAGAGTACCTTTTTGTGGTCTTTGACTTTCTAGTAGGGGTTTTGATCTTTGCCACAATTGTTGGGAACGTCGGGTCCATGATTGCCAACATGAACGCGACCCGCGCCGAGTTTCAAGCTCGGATTGATGCCATCAAACACTACATGCACTTTCGCAAGGTCAGCAAGAACCTGGAGACACGAGTCATCAAATGGTTCGACTACCTTTGGACCAACAAGAAGGCAGTGGACGAGCAAGAAGTGCTGAAGAACCTGCCAAACAAACTGCGGGCTGAGATCGCAATAAACGTGCATCTGGAAACCTTAAAGAAGGTCCGCATTTTCCAAGACTGTGAGGCGGGGCTGCTGGTGGAGCTGGTGCTGAAGCTGCGGCCCCAGGTCTTCAGCCCGGGTGACTACATCTGCAAGAAGGGCGACATTGGGAAGGAGATGTACATCATTAAGGAGGGTAAGCTGGCGGTGGTGGCCGACGATGGTTGCACACAGTATGCTCTGCTCACTGCAGGCAGCTGCTTTGGAGAAATCAGCATACTGAACATTAAGGGTAGTAAGATGGGGAATCGCCGGACCGCTAACATCCGCAGCCTGGGCTACTCAGAcctcttctgtctctccaaGGACGACTTGATGGAGGCGGTGACTGAGTATCCGGATGCCAAGACTGTGCTAGAGGAGAGGGGCAGGGAGATCCTGATGATGGAGGGTCTCCTGGATGAGAATGAGGAGAGTGGCGGCCTACAAAAAGAGGACACTGAGGAGAAAGTGGAGAGGCTGGAGTCTTCCCTGGACACTCTCCAGAGTCGCTTTTCTCGCCTTCTCAACGAGTACACGCACACTCAGCTGCGGCTGAAGCAGCGCATCACGCTGCTGGAGCGCCAGATGAACCAGACGGACTGTGGCGCGGACGCACGCGATGATGGAGAtgcagatgcagcagctggCGCTGGGCTCAGACTGGCTGCCAGCGCAAGTGGTTCTCCTTACAGGACCGTGCAGCTGGACCTTCCAAAAAGTCCGACATTGAGTCATTCACCTGCACGCTGA